The DNA region TGAACTGGAGTTGCGCAGCGGTGTTGGCACCAGGAAGCATAATTACGTAAGCTGGGTTTACCCATACTTATACTACTTCGATATTAAGTTTGATAACCGCCAGCTTGTAGATGAGCAGCCTGTAAACTACAATGGTAAAAAAGGATTGATGCTGGTTCCTACTGGCGCAAAGCAACCAACCGTTTTTCAAAAGCAGTATCCTATAACTTATTGTGCATACACCAATTCTTTAGCTGATTTCTATGCTGCACCATTTTAGCGCATATCGCTTGTAGTTGGTTGCAAATTAAAAGGAGCGTAAACAAGAGGAAATGATCTCTTATTTACGCTCCTATTTTTATTGTATAAATTATTACTGCTTTTGCAGGTAACGAACAATAGCCAATCGAATATCAGAAAGTGAATTAGAAGTAGAGGTTTCAGCAGGATATACTTTTACTATATCCTTATTCTTTTCATTTAAAAAATCCATATTGGCTTCTTTACCTGTAAGCAGGAAATCGCTAATTGCTACTCTATAAGTTTTATTTGGATCTATAGATGCATTGTTGATCATCCACGTGCCATTGTTATAAGTAACAAATTCGCTGTGCAGCAAATAACCACCAATACCTGTATTCTTTCTTCCTGTTTCTAACGTTTGAATAAGCAGGTTTCCTTTCATATCTACCTCACGTATGCCGCCACCAAAAGGCATACTGCGGATGATATCATATTGTGTCACAGGTACCGGCAGTATATCATCTACACGAATGGATCCTGAATTCACAATGGCTACATCTGCCTGCGGTGCAGCTTCATGCATTGCCTTTACAATAAGGCGGGTGAGGTTAGTTGGTTGTTTACGTAAAAATTCTTCACGTCCATCCAGAGGCTCACCACTCTTCATTACCACTGCACGTGCATCAAAACCTAAAGAGCTATAGTTCTTTTCAGCAATGTCTGTCCACTTGTTTACAACAATATTAGTCAGGCTATCGAATCCAATGGTCTCATCTATATACCGCAGTTGTGGCGTTACGGTTACTTTCCCATTCTTCCGGTTGATGAGCAGTTTATTTACATAAGCTGATTTGGCATTTGCATGCGCTTTTGTAATGTACACTTTACCTTCTTTTACAAAACGCATATTGTGCTCGTGTCCGCCCATGATAAGTGCAAGACCCGGAATTTCTTTAGCCAGCTTTTGGTCGTCCTCTACCAGCAAATGTGTAAGTGCTACCACTGCATCTACAGAATCTTTAATGCGGTTATACAAGGTTTTGGCTGTTGTCATCACGTCTGTATAGCTTACATAATCAGCACGGTTAAAAGGCAGTGTCAAACCAATGAAACCGATCTTAGCTGTAGTACCATCAGCATCTTTTACATGCATAATATGTGTTTCAGGAAAAGCTGGTCCACCAGAAGTTCTTCTAAAAGGCTGCACCTGTCCATTGGTTTTATGAAAGGTGTTGGAAGCGATCCACATGAAGCCTGATTCATTTATTCTATCCTGCAATTCGTTTTCCGTGATATCAAATTCATGGTTGCCAAACACCGCATAATCCATTCCTGCAACATTCATCGCTTCTACCATTTGTTTACCACGAATTCTCTTGCCCTGGTACTGCAGGC from Aridibaculum aurantiacum includes:
- a CDS encoding bifunctional metallophosphatase/5'-nucleotidase, producing the protein MKRQNWLIAACFLAVASCKTTGYVPSNANDDGKIEVVFVQVNDVYEIQPLAAGKEGGMARVAALKKEYKQQNPNTFLVMAGDFLSPSVYNSLQYQGKRIRGKQMVEAMNVAGMDYAVFGNHEFDITENELQDRINESGFMWIASNTFHKTNGQVQPFRRTSGGPAFPETHIMHVKDADGTTAKIGFIGLTLPFNRADYVSYTDVMTTAKTLYNRIKDSVDAVVALTHLLVEDDQKLAKEIPGLALIMGGHEHNMRFVKEGKVYITKAHANAKSAYVNKLLINRKNGKVTVTPQLRYIDETIGFDSLTNIVVNKWTDIAEKNYSSLGFDARAVVMKSGEPLDGREEFLRKQPTNLTRLIVKAMHEAAPQADVAIVNSGSIRVDDILPVPVTQYDIIRSMPFGGGIREVDMKGNLLIQTLETGRKNTGIGGYLLHSEFVTYNNGTWMINNASIDPNKTYRVAISDFLLTGKEANMDFLNEKNKDIVKVYPAETSTSNSLSDIRLAIVRYLQKQ